The following coding sequences lie in one Candidatus Diapherotrites archaeon genomic window:
- a CDS encoding LamG-like jellyroll fold domain-containing protein, with translation MKTKFSFRGQGALEYLLLIGGAVLIAAIAIMVVTNLSGGGQEQIEQGELTYWEQIGRIEALGDPTLVGYWQFEGYTRDSSQYGNNGTAYNNPIYVSGYQGKAIEFNGSNQYVQVNDNPSLRGMPQLKIDLWVYPHSYPSINPSWAEPLRKGSDYVIVYENSSSCVLQFWVFNETGVSANSNIPCTETPLNQWSHLTATWDGAVQRFYVNGVEKGTRNFSGTSVNSDTAPLYFGDFVGLGRPFDGVIDEVKIYNKT, from the coding sequence ATGAAAACAAAGTTTAGTTTTAGAGGACAGGGCGCTTTGGAATATCTTCTGCTCATAGGAGGGGCAGTGCTCATAGCAGCAATAGCAATAATGGTTGTAACAAATCTCAGTGGAGGAGGGCAAGAGCAAATAGAGCAAGGCGAGCTAACCTACTGGGAGCAGATTGGAAGAATTGAAGCTTTAGGCGATCCAACCTTGGTAGGATACTGGCAGTTTGAAGGATATACAAGAGATTCATCCCAGTACGGAAATAACGGAACAGCTTATAATAATCCAATTTATGTTTCAGGCTACCAAGGCAAAGCAATAGAATTTAACGGAAGCAACCAGTACGTTCAAGTTAATGATAATCCTTCCTTACGTGGAATGCCTCAGTTAAAAATTGACTTGTGGGTTTACCCTCATTCTTATCCGTCTATAAATCCAAGCTGGGCAGAGCCTCTAAGAAAAGGATCAGATTATGTGATAGTTTATGAAAATAGCAGTTCATGTGTCTTGCAGTTCTGGGTTTTTAATGAAACTGGTGTTAGCGCAAATAGTAATATTCCTTGTACTGAAACACCCCTTAATCAGTGGAGTCATTTGACTGCTACATGGGATGGAGCAGTACAAAGATTTTATGTTAATGGAGTAGAGAAAGGCACAAGAAATTTTAGTGGAACAAGCGTTAATTCAGACACTGCCCCTCTCTACTTTGGAGATTTTGTTGGTTTGGGAAGACCTTTTGATGGGGTAATAGATGAAGTCAAAATTTACAATAAAACCTAA
- the dnaG gene encoding DNA primase DnaG, producing MAKTYLSTVKYNIVCSFEINGLVDKHDVIGAIFGQSEGLLGEEMDLRELQKNGKIGRIEIIPEQAEGKTKGKLIVPSSLDMVQTSLLAAAIESIDKVGPYESKFATEQIEDTRTNKRKEIKDRAKELLQKFLHEQMPATQELEEEVRENVRTEELQFYGPEKLPCGPDIEKEESIIIVEGRADVLNLLRNNIKNVIGINGSKIPETIIDLCRRKTVTLFADGDRGGELIQRQLMQLTKIDFLARAPDGKEVEELTRKELVMALKKKIPSSLAFRQPEGMERERPFRRSFRRPPLREKGFGRPRGRFSPGRRSFGPGRGRRPVGRFGQPFRPFEEPIEKELPVSEEDRALFEPKIKELKGSLEAVLLDQSNNEITRVKVRDLLTSLKEYNNVNSIVFDGIVTKRLAEEARTLGIKNLVGIRKGRIGTVEGVKVIIIRE from the coding sequence ATGGCAAAAACATACTTGAGCACAGTGAAATACAATATAGTGTGCTCTTTTGAAATAAACGGCTTGGTTGACAAGCATGACGTAATTGGAGCAATCTTCGGGCAAAGCGAAGGCCTGCTCGGGGAGGAAATGGACTTAAGGGAGCTCCAGAAGAACGGAAAGATAGGGAGAATTGAAATAATTCCCGAACAGGCAGAAGGAAAAACAAAGGGAAAGCTCATAGTTCCTTCAAGCCTTGACATGGTGCAGACCTCTCTTCTTGCAGCAGCAATTGAATCAATAGACAAGGTTGGACCTTATGAATCAAAATTCGCTACAGAACAGATTGAGGACACAAGAACCAATAAAAGAAAGGAGATAAAGGACAGGGCAAAAGAATTGCTGCAGAAATTTCTTCATGAACAAATGCCTGCAACACAGGAATTAGAGGAAGAGGTCAGAGAGAATGTGAGAACAGAAGAACTACAGTTTTACGGCCCAGAAAAACTGCCTTGCGGCCCGGACATCGAGAAAGAAGAATCCATTATAATAGTTGAAGGAAGGGCAGATGTGCTGAACCTGCTTAGAAACAATATAAAGAATGTTATTGGAATTAACGGTTCAAAGATTCCTGAAACAATAATTGACTTGTGCAGGCGCAAGACTGTTACCTTGTTCGCTGACGGCGACAGGGGCGGAGAATTAATTCAAAGGCAGCTAATGCAACTGACAAAAATCGACTTCCTTGCACGTGCCCCGGACGGAAAAGAGGTTGAAGAGCTAACAAGAAAAGAATTGGTAATGGCCTTAAAGAAAAAGATTCCTTCCTCTCTTGCTTTCAGGCAACCGGAAGGAATGGAAAGGGAAAGGCCTTTCAGGAGAAGCTTCAGGAGGCCTCCATTAAGAGAAAAAGGCTTTGGCAGGCCTAGAGGCAGGTTCTCTCCTGGCAGACGAAGTTTTGGTCCAGGCAGAGGCAGAAGGCCTGTTGGAAGATTCGGGCAGCCTTTCAGGCCCTTTGAAGAGCCAATAGAAAAAGAGCTTCCTGTAAGCGAAGAAGACAGGGCATTATTTGAGCCTAAAATAAAGGAATTGAAAGGATCACTTGAAGCAGTTTTACTGGACCAATCAAACAATGAAATAACAAGAGTTAAAGTAAGGGACCTTTTAACTTCACTGAAAGAATACAATAACGTGAATTCAATTGTCTTTGACGGCATTGTCACAAAAAGGCTCGCAGAGGAAGCCAGAACTTTAGGAATAAAGAACTTGGTTGGCATCAGGAAAGGCAGAATAGGCACAGTAGAAGGAGTCAAAGTAATAATAATCAGGGAATAA
- a CDS encoding DUF167 family protein: MENNVLLDVHVKPASSGFELKGFNEWNSFIEVKCRSPALKGKANLELEKELSKIFGAEVNIVKGFSSRKKKVLIKNKSLEEIKGIIRQKTKQN, translated from the coding sequence TTGGAAAATAATGTTTTATTGGATGTTCATGTAAAGCCCGCTTCAAGCGGTTTTGAACTCAAGGGATTCAATGAATGGAATTCCTTTATCGAGGTAAAATGCAGGAGCCCTGCATTGAAGGGAAAAGCAAACCTCGAGCTAGAAAAAGAATTAAGCAAAATCTTTGGAGCTGAAGTCAATATAGTAAAAGGCTTCAGTTCAAGGAAAAAGAAAGTTCTTATAAAAAACAAGTCCTTGGAAGAGATAAAAGGAATAATAAGACAAAAAACAAAGCAGAATTAA
- the hjc gene encoding Holliday junction resolvase Hjc, with amino-acid sequence MTYYAKGANAERELIHILFEKGFSVVRAAGSAATALPCPDIIALNKEKRLAFECKAWSSTHLSIPSEQMKELISWGERAGTETYVAWKIPNKGWLFLKPQAFNKTPKHFIISKKKAFTKSLELNVITGRQAVLK; translated from the coding sequence ATGACCTATTACGCGAAAGGAGCGAATGCAGAAAGGGAATTAATCCACATCTTATTCGAGAAAGGCTTTTCTGTTGTGCGGGCAGCAGGGAGCGCTGCAACAGCCTTGCCCTGCCCTGACATCATTGCATTAAATAAGGAAAAGAGGCTTGCCTTCGAGTGCAAGGCCTGGAGTTCAACCCACCTGTCAATTCCCTCTGAGCAAATGAAGGAACTGATTTCATGGGGCGAGAGGGCAGGAACTGAAACCTATGTTGCGTGGAAGATTCCAAACAAGGGCTGGCTTTTCTTGAAGCCCCAGGCATTCAATAAAACCCCAAAGCACTTCATTATCTCAAAAAAGAAGGCTTTCACAAAATCCCTTGAATTGAATGTAATAACAGGACGTCAGGCAGTCCTCAAATAA
- a CDS encoding GTPase — translation MSFLNRALKVIESSDLVLEVLDARFPEETRNEWIEEKVKEQKKELMLVLNKSDLVSKNFAEKKKKELGKDFQAVFVSSKKKLGIKNLRGLILRKAKAKEKLIAGVIGYPNTGKSSLINALSGRKAARTSISAGFTKGEQFISLSSKVKLIDSPGVIPFNEKGEVKLALISAKSPWQLKDAESAAEKLIDYLKQAMPEKLEELFGIKLDNKSAGQLIEEIALKKKRLLKKGLPDTEATAKEILLQWQKGKICY, via the coding sequence ATGAGTTTCCTGAACAGGGCTTTAAAAGTAATTGAGTCTTCGGATTTAGTGTTAGAGGTATTGGATGCCAGGTTTCCTGAAGAGACAAGGAATGAATGGATTGAAGAGAAAGTAAAAGAACAAAAAAAAGAATTAATGCTTGTACTCAATAAAAGCGATTTGGTGAGCAAGAATTTCGCTGAAAAAAAGAAAAAAGAACTTGGAAAAGATTTTCAGGCAGTATTTGTTTCCTCGAAAAAGAAACTGGGAATAAAAAATCTGAGGGGCCTTATATTAAGGAAGGCGAAAGCAAAAGAAAAATTGATTGCGGGGGTAATTGGTTACCCTAATACTGGAAAGAGTTCATTGATTAATGCCTTGAGCGGAAGGAAGGCTGCACGCACTTCAATTTCTGCTGGCTTCACCAAAGGAGAGCAGTTCATTTCCCTGAGTTCAAAGGTAAAATTGATTGACAGTCCGGGTGTAATTCCTTTCAATGAAAAGGGTGAAGTGAAACTGGCATTAATTTCAGCTAAGAGCCCTTGGCAGCTGAAGGACGCAGAAAGCGCGGCAGAGAAATTGATTGATTACTTGAAGCAGGCCATGCCAGAGAAATTGGAGGAATTATTTGGAATAAAATTGGATAATAAAAGTGCAGGGCAATTAATTGAAGAGATCGCCTTGAAGAAGAAAAGGCTTTTAAAAAAAGGCTTGCCTGACACTGAGGCAACAGCAAAGGAAATTCTATTGCAGTGGCAGAAAGGGAAAATCTGCTATTAA
- the pth2 gene encoding peptidyl-tRNA hydrolase Pth2, with the protein MTEFKQAIVVRTDLKMGKGKIASQCSHAAIDSFIKTQKKFPEWAEEWKEQGMQKVVLKVSSERELTELFEKAKKELPASLIRDAGRTQVKEGSITCIGIGPAPEEKIDKYTGKLKLL; encoded by the coding sequence ATGACTGAATTCAAGCAGGCGATTGTTGTTAGAACGGATTTGAAGATGGGAAAAGGAAAAATCGCCTCACAATGCTCACATGCGGCAATAGATTCCTTTATTAAAACGCAGAAGAAGTTTCCTGAGTGGGCTGAAGAGTGGAAGGAACAGGGAATGCAGAAGGTCGTGCTTAAAGTTTCAAGCGAGAGGGAATTAACTGAATTGTTTGAGAAGGCAAAAAAAGAATTGCCTGCTTCTTTAATTAGGGATGCGGGCAGAACCCAGGTAAAAGAAGGCAGCATCACCTGCATTGGAATTGGACCTGCACCAGAAGAAAAAATAGACAAGTACACAGGAAAATTGAAGCTGCTTTAA